A single genomic interval of Hemibagrus wyckioides isolate EC202008001 linkage group LG13, SWU_Hwy_1.0, whole genome shotgun sequence harbors:
- the cyth1b gene encoding cytohesin-1b isoform X1, translating into MGTVSELCASSFQAFMCPTVCPAVPAVPDDLTPEEKQELENIRRRKQELLEDIQRLKDEIAEVTNEIENLGSSEERKNMQRNKQVAMGRKKFNMDPKKGIQFLIENDLLKNTCEDIAQFLYKGEGLNKTAIGDYLGERDEFNIKILHAFVELHEFTDLNLVQALRQFLWSFRLPGEAQKIDRMMEAFAQRYCQCNTGVFQSTDTCYVLSFAVIMLNTSLHNPNVKDKPSAERFIAMNRGINDGGDLPEDLLRNLYDSIKNEPFKIPEDDGNDLTHTFFNPDREGWLLKLGGRVKTWKRRWFILTDNCLYYFEYTTDKEPRGIIPLENLSIREVEDSKKPNCFELFIPDNKDQVIKACKTEADGRVVEGNHTFYRISAPTIEEKEEWISSIKAAISRDPFYEMLAARKKKVSSIKRQ; encoded by the exons TGCCAGATGACCTGACGCCAGAGGAGAAGCAGGAGCTGGAGAATATACGGCGCCGAAAGCAGGAGCTGCTTGAGGACATCCAG AGACTCAAGGATGAGATAGCAGAGGTGACAAATGAGATTGAGAACCTGGGATCCTCtgaagaaag GAAAAATATGCAAAGGAATAAACAGGTGGCCATGGGCCGAAAGAAATTCAATATGGATCCCAAAAAG GGGATCCAGTTCCTCATAGAGAATGACCTGCTGAAGAACACCTGTGAGGATATCGCTCAGTTCCTCTATAAGGGTGAGGGCCTCAACAAGACGGCCATCGGAGATTATCTAGGTGAAAG AGATGAATTCAATATTAAGATTCTTCATGCTTttgtggagcttcatgaattcACGGATCTCAACCTGGTCCAAGCACTCAG ACAATTCTTGTGGAGTTTCCGGTTACCTGGTGAAGCCCAGAAGATAGACCGCATGATGGAGGCTTTTGCTCAGCGTTACTGTCAGTGCAACACTGGTGTCTTTCAGTCCACAG ATACCTGCTATGTTCTTTCATTTGCCGTCATCATGTTGAATACAAGCCTACACAACCCTAACGTAAAGGACAAGCCTTCAGCCGAGCGCTTCATAGCCATGAACAGAGGCATCAATGATGGGGGAGACCTACCAGAGGACTTGCTCAGG AATTTGTATGATAGCATCAAGAATGAGCCGTTTAAGATACCAGAAGACGATGGGAATGACCTGACACATACCTTCTTTAATCCAGACCGTGAGGGTTGGTTGCTGAAATTGG GGGGACGAGTAAAAACATGGAAAAGAAGGTGGTTTATCTTGACAGATAACTGCCTTTACTACTTTGAATACACAACT gataaAGAGCCAAGAGGGATTATTCCCCTGGAAAATCTAAGCATTAGAGAAGTTGAGGATTCAAAGAAACCA AACTGCTTTGAGCTTTTCATCCCAGACAATAAGGATCAAGTGATAAAGGCCTGCAAGACTGAAGCAGATGGTCGAGTGGTGGAGGGAAACCACACATTCTACAGAATCTCAGCCCCGACAATTGAAGAAAAAGAGGAGTGGATCAGCAGTATTAA AGCTGCCATCAGCAGGGACCCTTTCTATGAAATGCTCGCAGCCAGAAAGAAGAAGGTGTCCTCTATAAAGAGGCAGTAG
- the cyth1b gene encoding cytohesin-1b isoform X2, producing the protein MVLKSEAGVVPDDLTPEEKQELENIRRRKQELLEDIQRLKDEIAEVTNEIENLGSSEERKNMQRNKQVAMGRKKFNMDPKKGIQFLIENDLLKNTCEDIAQFLYKGEGLNKTAIGDYLGERDEFNIKILHAFVELHEFTDLNLVQALRQFLWSFRLPGEAQKIDRMMEAFAQRYCQCNTGVFQSTDTCYVLSFAVIMLNTSLHNPNVKDKPSAERFIAMNRGINDGGDLPEDLLRNLYDSIKNEPFKIPEDDGNDLTHTFFNPDREGWLLKLGGRVKTWKRRWFILTDNCLYYFEYTTDKEPRGIIPLENLSIREVEDSKKPNCFELFIPDNKDQVIKACKTEADGRVVEGNHTFYRISAPTIEEKEEWISSIKAAISRDPFYEMLAARKKKVSSIKRQ; encoded by the exons TGCCAGATGACCTGACGCCAGAGGAGAAGCAGGAGCTGGAGAATATACGGCGCCGAAAGCAGGAGCTGCTTGAGGACATCCAG AGACTCAAGGATGAGATAGCAGAGGTGACAAATGAGATTGAGAACCTGGGATCCTCtgaagaaag GAAAAATATGCAAAGGAATAAACAGGTGGCCATGGGCCGAAAGAAATTCAATATGGATCCCAAAAAG GGGATCCAGTTCCTCATAGAGAATGACCTGCTGAAGAACACCTGTGAGGATATCGCTCAGTTCCTCTATAAGGGTGAGGGCCTCAACAAGACGGCCATCGGAGATTATCTAGGTGAAAG AGATGAATTCAATATTAAGATTCTTCATGCTTttgtggagcttcatgaattcACGGATCTCAACCTGGTCCAAGCACTCAG ACAATTCTTGTGGAGTTTCCGGTTACCTGGTGAAGCCCAGAAGATAGACCGCATGATGGAGGCTTTTGCTCAGCGTTACTGTCAGTGCAACACTGGTGTCTTTCAGTCCACAG ATACCTGCTATGTTCTTTCATTTGCCGTCATCATGTTGAATACAAGCCTACACAACCCTAACGTAAAGGACAAGCCTTCAGCCGAGCGCTTCATAGCCATGAACAGAGGCATCAATGATGGGGGAGACCTACCAGAGGACTTGCTCAGG AATTTGTATGATAGCATCAAGAATGAGCCGTTTAAGATACCAGAAGACGATGGGAATGACCTGACACATACCTTCTTTAATCCAGACCGTGAGGGTTGGTTGCTGAAATTGG GGGGACGAGTAAAAACATGGAAAAGAAGGTGGTTTATCTTGACAGATAACTGCCTTTACTACTTTGAATACACAACT gataaAGAGCCAAGAGGGATTATTCCCCTGGAAAATCTAAGCATTAGAGAAGTTGAGGATTCAAAGAAACCA AACTGCTTTGAGCTTTTCATCCCAGACAATAAGGATCAAGTGATAAAGGCCTGCAAGACTGAAGCAGATGGTCGAGTGGTGGAGGGAAACCACACATTCTACAGAATCTCAGCCCCGACAATTGAAGAAAAAGAGGAGTGGATCAGCAGTATTAA AGCTGCCATCAGCAGGGACCCTTTCTATGAAATGCTCGCAGCCAGAAAGAAGAAGGTGTCCTCTATAAAGAGGCAGTAG
- the cyth1b gene encoding cytohesin-1b isoform X3 — protein METDIYVPDDLTPEEKQELENIRRRKQELLEDIQRLKDEIAEVTNEIENLGSSEERKNMQRNKQVAMGRKKFNMDPKKGIQFLIENDLLKNTCEDIAQFLYKGEGLNKTAIGDYLGERDEFNIKILHAFVELHEFTDLNLVQALRQFLWSFRLPGEAQKIDRMMEAFAQRYCQCNTGVFQSTDTCYVLSFAVIMLNTSLHNPNVKDKPSAERFIAMNRGINDGGDLPEDLLRNLYDSIKNEPFKIPEDDGNDLTHTFFNPDREGWLLKLGGGRVKTWKRRWFILTDNCLYYFEYTTDKEPRGIIPLENLSIREVEDSKKPNCFELFIPDNKDQVIKACKTEADGRVVEGNHTFYRISAPTIEEKEEWISSIKAAISRDPFYEMLAARKKKVSSIKRQ, from the exons TGCCAGATGACCTGACGCCAGAGGAGAAGCAGGAGCTGGAGAATATACGGCGCCGAAAGCAGGAGCTGCTTGAGGACATCCAG AGACTCAAGGATGAGATAGCAGAGGTGACAAATGAGATTGAGAACCTGGGATCCTCtgaagaaag GAAAAATATGCAAAGGAATAAACAGGTGGCCATGGGCCGAAAGAAATTCAATATGGATCCCAAAAAG GGGATCCAGTTCCTCATAGAGAATGACCTGCTGAAGAACACCTGTGAGGATATCGCTCAGTTCCTCTATAAGGGTGAGGGCCTCAACAAGACGGCCATCGGAGATTATCTAGGTGAAAG AGATGAATTCAATATTAAGATTCTTCATGCTTttgtggagcttcatgaattcACGGATCTCAACCTGGTCCAAGCACTCAG ACAATTCTTGTGGAGTTTCCGGTTACCTGGTGAAGCCCAGAAGATAGACCGCATGATGGAGGCTTTTGCTCAGCGTTACTGTCAGTGCAACACTGGTGTCTTTCAGTCCACAG ATACCTGCTATGTTCTTTCATTTGCCGTCATCATGTTGAATACAAGCCTACACAACCCTAACGTAAAGGACAAGCCTTCAGCCGAGCGCTTCATAGCCATGAACAGAGGCATCAATGATGGGGGAGACCTACCAGAGGACTTGCTCAGG AATTTGTATGATAGCATCAAGAATGAGCCGTTTAAGATACCAGAAGACGATGGGAATGACCTGACACATACCTTCTTTAATCCAGACCGTGAGGGTTGGTTGCTGAAATTGGG AGGGGGACGAGTAAAAACATGGAAAAGAAGGTGGTTTATCTTGACAGATAACTGCCTTTACTACTTTGAATACACAACT gataaAGAGCCAAGAGGGATTATTCCCCTGGAAAATCTAAGCATTAGAGAAGTTGAGGATTCAAAGAAACCA AACTGCTTTGAGCTTTTCATCCCAGACAATAAGGATCAAGTGATAAAGGCCTGCAAGACTGAAGCAGATGGTCGAGTGGTGGAGGGAAACCACACATTCTACAGAATCTCAGCCCCGACAATTGAAGAAAAAGAGGAGTGGATCAGCAGTATTAA AGCTGCCATCAGCAGGGACCCTTTCTATGAAATGCTCGCAGCCAGAAAGAAGAAGGTGTCCTCTATAAAGAGGCAGTAG
- the cyth1b gene encoding cytohesin-1b isoform X4, with translation MPDDLTPEEKQELENIRRRKQELLEDIQRLKDEIAEVTNEIENLGSSEERKNMQRNKQVAMGRKKFNMDPKKGIQFLIENDLLKNTCEDIAQFLYKGEGLNKTAIGDYLGERDEFNIKILHAFVELHEFTDLNLVQALRQFLWSFRLPGEAQKIDRMMEAFAQRYCQCNTGVFQSTDTCYVLSFAVIMLNTSLHNPNVKDKPSAERFIAMNRGINDGGDLPEDLLRNLYDSIKNEPFKIPEDDGNDLTHTFFNPDREGWLLKLGGGRVKTWKRRWFILTDNCLYYFEYTTDKEPRGIIPLENLSIREVEDSKKPNCFELFIPDNKDQVIKACKTEADGRVVEGNHTFYRISAPTIEEKEEWISSIKAAISRDPFYEMLAARKKKVSSIKRQ, from the exons TGCCAGATGACCTGACGCCAGAGGAGAAGCAGGAGCTGGAGAATATACGGCGCCGAAAGCAGGAGCTGCTTGAGGACATCCAG AGACTCAAGGATGAGATAGCAGAGGTGACAAATGAGATTGAGAACCTGGGATCCTCtgaagaaag GAAAAATATGCAAAGGAATAAACAGGTGGCCATGGGCCGAAAGAAATTCAATATGGATCCCAAAAAG GGGATCCAGTTCCTCATAGAGAATGACCTGCTGAAGAACACCTGTGAGGATATCGCTCAGTTCCTCTATAAGGGTGAGGGCCTCAACAAGACGGCCATCGGAGATTATCTAGGTGAAAG AGATGAATTCAATATTAAGATTCTTCATGCTTttgtggagcttcatgaattcACGGATCTCAACCTGGTCCAAGCACTCAG ACAATTCTTGTGGAGTTTCCGGTTACCTGGTGAAGCCCAGAAGATAGACCGCATGATGGAGGCTTTTGCTCAGCGTTACTGTCAGTGCAACACTGGTGTCTTTCAGTCCACAG ATACCTGCTATGTTCTTTCATTTGCCGTCATCATGTTGAATACAAGCCTACACAACCCTAACGTAAAGGACAAGCCTTCAGCCGAGCGCTTCATAGCCATGAACAGAGGCATCAATGATGGGGGAGACCTACCAGAGGACTTGCTCAGG AATTTGTATGATAGCATCAAGAATGAGCCGTTTAAGATACCAGAAGACGATGGGAATGACCTGACACATACCTTCTTTAATCCAGACCGTGAGGGTTGGTTGCTGAAATTGGG AGGGGGACGAGTAAAAACATGGAAAAGAAGGTGGTTTATCTTGACAGATAACTGCCTTTACTACTTTGAATACACAACT gataaAGAGCCAAGAGGGATTATTCCCCTGGAAAATCTAAGCATTAGAGAAGTTGAGGATTCAAAGAAACCA AACTGCTTTGAGCTTTTCATCCCAGACAATAAGGATCAAGTGATAAAGGCCTGCAAGACTGAAGCAGATGGTCGAGTGGTGGAGGGAAACCACACATTCTACAGAATCTCAGCCCCGACAATTGAAGAAAAAGAGGAGTGGATCAGCAGTATTAA AGCTGCCATCAGCAGGGACCCTTTCTATGAAATGCTCGCAGCCAGAAAGAAGAAGGTGTCCTCTATAAAGAGGCAGTAG